The following DNA comes from Halorhabdus tiamatea SARL4B.
CAGTCTCGAGGGCAACCTCCCACTTTGAAAACCGAGAGGCAATATCGGGCTTGATCCCATCAACCTCCTTGTAGTTCGCCTCTTCGATGGTTTCGAGTGGGATCGATAGCGTCTGGTCACCCTCCGAGTTGCCGACGACACACAGCCAACGCTCGTCGGTGACGACGTGGAACACCTTGTGGCGTCGTGATCGAGACAACTCACTCGGAGAGATCGACCCGTACACCTCGGGCGTCTTCTTCCGTCCGCGGAAGATGAAGTGTGGCTGCTCGTAGCTTCGAAGATGGACAATAAGCGCCCCATCATTCAGCCGTGCATCCATTACCCCTCCCGTCTCCTTGCCAAGAAGATCGGAGGACACGGATTCGTGTTTCGCGTCGCGTATCTTTTTGCGGAACTCTTCACCCTCGGCGTTGGACATACCTCTCAGATATTAGAGTACGCACATAAATGTCATCGTACATCTCCTACCGGGGAGACGTATTGACGACAATTGGCGCGGTTGTGGGCTAGTTCGCAAAATGGAACCAACAATCGGAAGCGCTCTTCCCGCCCTTGCGTCTCTCAAAGATTGGTTGACTTCCGAACAATCACGTCTTCTTCGACCGAGACAACGTCCTTCTCCGCAAGGTGTTCGATAGCCTCGTCTACGTCGTCGGGAGAGAGGTCAACCGCGACTTCCAACTCTGACCGCGAGATCGACTCGTCAAAGGCCTGCAACACTTCGAGTTCCCGGTACACGCGTTCGGTGATTTCGGAGACCCGCTCGGCCAACGGCGTCGAGATATTGTGCTGCTCTTCGAGTTCCAGTAGTGCCTCGTTCGCGTGTGTGACGAACAACTCCTGTCCCAGCAAGTCGGTCTGCTGTTCCAACTCGTCCTCGATAACGTCGAAATCGAGTTCAGTCTGCACGAGCGAAAACATGTCCTCGATGTCGTCCGTTCGCCCGGCGACTGACTTGAACAGGAAGATGTCCTCGGAACTGACCAGCGCGACTGACAGCCTCCCGGCGTCGAGATAAGGTTCACTTCGCCGGCGCATCCCCTCCGAAAGGACGAGCTTGTCGATCACCTGTTGGTTGAAGATGTCGATACGACACCCGTCGTCGTTCTCGAGGATCCGCTGCGCTCCGAGATCGTCGTACTCCTCTCCGGGTTCTTTGACGATGTCGTACCCGTTATCCAGCAAGACTGCCTGTAGTACTCGGAGGTCGTCACCGTCGGTGACGATCAGGTCGATGTCCTTGGTCGTTTCCTTGAGACCACGGAAAGACATCGCACCGCCCCCGATCAGGTAGACGGTCAGTTCGGTTTCGAGGTGCCTGCCGACCCGTCGCAGTGCAGACTCGATGTACTCGCTGTCGAAGCGCCGCCTCATACTACCACTCCGTATTCGTCGGCGAGTTCACGGAACTCTTTCCATCGCGGGAGGCGCCCCGACCGACTCTCTCCCTCGGTATCGAGGTACTCGAGGAAATTTGAGACACGCTCGGCGACCTCGTACTTTTGGGCGACTTCGAGCAACTCCTCGCGATCGATTGCCGTCTCGCTGATCAAGAGAAGGCAGTAGGACTGCGAGCGCGTTCCGTCGTCGATTACGAGCATGTGGCAACACAGCTCCGCCGGCGAGACGTCATCGACCGACTCCGAGTACAGGTAGTACCGACGCTGGCGAGCCATCAACGGGAGATCGTACGCTTGGAACAGTTCCGGCCCCGTCAGGTGGAACACGTCTTCCTCGATCTCGGCGCGAGTCTGGACGAGAAACTCGTCCAGCGATTCCCAGAGGATTGTGAACGACTCTGCGTGGTCTTCGACGTAATGTCTGTGCCGCAAGTGCGCAAACTCACGTGCTACCGTAGATAGTTCCTCGAATTCATCGTTGAGCGTGTACTTTCCGTCGGACTTGTAGATCATCCCGCGGTTCTCCAGCGAGGATAGCGACCGATGTACCGTACTTCGATGGACACCGACTTGCTCCGCGAGTTGGGTGGCAGTCGCCGGCGACTGCAGGTAGTACAGAATGCGTAGCGTTGCGCCGCCGAGCAGTTCAGGAAACGGAATGTGGGAGTACTGTTGGACGAAACTGTCGAACAGTTCGATGGCGCGGGCGTCTGACCGATTGATCTGCCTCTGCTTTCCCTCACGGCTGGTGTGAACCAGCCCCTTCGACTCCATCCGGTCAACGAGTTCGGACACGTAACTGTGGCTTCGGTCGAGTTCCTCGGCGAGTCCCGAAACCGTCGACTCACTCTGAAGGGCTTCCACCGCCCGAAGCTCTGCCTCAGTGTACACTACGTTGCGTATTTGCGAATAGAATATAAATAAGTTCGGTTTTTTGCAACACCAGACCGGTCAGTCGAGCGGCTCGATCATCATCACAGAGCCATTCGAGAGAGCCCTACAACGAGATGGAGTTCCTCGTTTAGCTTGTACTTATAGGTGAATCGTGTAAATACGCCTCCCAGAGAGCATCCAAATCGAAATCCACGATGAATCGCTCTCGTTGGCTATCGGAGAGTTTTCCTGCTAATTCGGCAAACACACTTTCCCACTCCTTTGGCGCCAATATTGGTGGATAGTAAATCCAGCCATTCGATTTCTCGACGTTGTAAGAGTTGATTTTGAAGAGGTCTGAATTGCTGAACCTAAGCATTATTCCAGCTGGCTCGGGGTATCCCTCTC
Coding sequences within:
- a CDS encoding DUF6036 family nucleotidyltransferase; protein product: MRRRFDSEYIESALRRVGRHLETELTVYLIGGGAMSFRGLKETTKDIDLIVTDGDDLRVLQAVLLDNGYDIVKEPGEEYDDLGAQRILENDDGCRIDIFNQQVIDKLVLSEGMRRRSEPYLDAGRLSVALVSSEDIFLFKSVAGRTDDIEDMFSLVQTELDFDVIEDELEQQTDLLGQELFVTHANEALLELEEQHNISTPLAERVSEITERVYRELEVLQAFDESISRSELEVAVDLSPDDVDEAIEHLAEKDVVSVEEDVIVRKSTNL
- a CDS encoding MarR family transcriptional regulator; its protein translation is MYTEAELRAVEALQSESTVSGLAEELDRSHSYVSELVDRMESKGLVHTSREGKQRQINRSDARAIELFDSFVQQYSHIPFPELLGGATLRILYYLQSPATATQLAEQVGVHRSTVHRSLSSLENRGMIYKSDGKYTLNDEFEELSTVAREFAHLRHRHYVEDHAESFTILWESLDEFLVQTRAEIEEDVFHLTGPELFQAYDLPLMARQRRYYLYSESVDDVSPAELCCHMLVIDDGTRSQSYCLLLISETAIDREELLEVAQKYEVAERVSNFLEYLDTEGESRSGRLPRWKEFRELADEYGVVV